The Mercenaria mercenaria strain notata chromosome 6, MADL_Memer_1, whole genome shotgun sequence genome contains the following window.
actttggctcagtatatttaacaagcatattgatatatctcaaaatgataagtaagtttaataaatatgataaaaacctgttcaaataccaacatatatcaaattaaagaaagagctgaatacggtctgcatatcacatgaataaggatgTGATaaaagtcttttatgtagagaagtgctttttaaaagatttggcttgttacaattgtcgtctgtatatgaaaaggtttcttgcttttgtgacttattcagattgcatattaaaatgagtacttgtttgctttgatatatttgttataaattatttaactgatttattatatatgaatatttttctttagtatggtatgcaaatattgaactcatttgaaatctgttttattatatatatgctatataatgactgaatctcattacactgaaatgaaggtacactGCATACattttatctatgtgatatgactacggtcaaactttgcttatgaaacagaaatattgaaataattacaattgtatgttttgcttgaccttcacttttttataggtgtgacgtcattgtccaaagatttatgaatagcgaatatgcatttgttaaagcgggatcagttggcctattttagaaataaataaaaataataaataaaaaaaaatcctttaattgattttttctcatgtattctaatcaaacttgatttgtagcatctttattaggtccGCAGCCAACtctgttcagctgggacatttgatcccttttaggggctgctagagctaaaactagaaatgcctttatacagcgtctcatgaacagcttggtggatctttgtcatacttggtcaggagcatcattataaggtcctcttccaaatttatgtatataggaacttgggccctattagggaccactatagctaaaagtagatatgccttttttcgcattaaccactaaaatgtaatggatttttatcaaactcgatgtgtaacaatatcgtaaggtctcctgctattttgttacaaatgaggatagggaccaatttagctaaaaatataaacacgtttaatgacctcttctcatgaaccgcttcatgaatcttcatcaaactactgctgtaattattcgtctaaggataaacgaaacaaaattgcaaccctacgaaacctttgcgaaaaattaaaagagaaccatttaaattgttaaagtgcggtgtttagttttgcaatttgtaattgttagatgaaagatgaatgttagatgaaaaattcataaacttctttccttattacaattcgccgaccatcatttttaaagatatttcttgtttattattatacagGAACCGACTATACCAACGACAGTCATTTCAAACCAGTCAGAAACCATGATGTGTAAGTATTTTTGTATTACACATTATCAGTTATTGATTTATACCAGTTCGAAACCATCTGTAAGTAGTTTTGTAAATATCCTGTAGGTAGATAACTGATACCAGTATGAAAACGCACAGTGACTGTGTAAGTACTTTTGACTACACCCTGTAGTTAGATAGTTCACAAAAGTTGAAACATGATGTATAATCCTTCTCATGCTGGACAAAATGGATTCTGCCTTTcggacaagtgtagatcatgatcatcctGTACATCTATACAGTCTGACCAAGATCCGTACTGagtgtctttttgataaacatcccttttaacagttaatggtactatccaaactgaaagacggacaaattctttatagaaatttagcagggtaaggtttaatttttgaaaaaaacaaacttgtatgTCTTTCACGCTAGATTAACATATCAGACTGTTTCTGTTTTCAGCCCTTCAAGAAGGCAGACTTCCCTCTGACCTAACTATGGAATCTGgggatttaatgaaacttgacagtAGTGAAATAAGAAAGGTGCCTCATGAAGATTTTAATGAACCAATGGATATACCAGAACTAGAAACAGGTTTGAATTTTTTTGACAGCTATCTTGCATATTACAGTAGGTTGGCTATATTACAATCAGTTTGTCCATTCAGTCTGTCCTGTACCAAAACATTAAGGacaattaataaaacattaagGACAATTAATGTGTGATTTTGACTCTACAAAAGAAAATTCAGTTGGTACAATAATAATTAGGCTATCAGAGGAGAGGAAAATGAGCAATACATCTTTAGTACATAGTTATTGCCCTTCAGTAAAGTTAATATTGAGATTTGTCAGTTTGGAATAAGTGAAATTAACAAAGCGTAGACATCCTCTGATTGAATGAAtcaaaaatgtaacaaatgtttattatttagcAAAACAAACTGTGGCAAAGGATAATTGTATTGCGTGTAATCAGATCCAAACATGTCTTTTGTGTAGCTAATGGGAAAGACTACAAATGtagattttatgatattttttatctCTTCTCTTGTTGTACTGAagttttgacatattttaaaactttcaaacaAGATCTAGAACACCTTGAACAATTGCCTGCCTTTTTGTACTGAGTATTTTATTCCGCCACTGAtcaaaaacagcaaaatttatttTACCCTTCAATTTTACCctttattttgcataaaagtaGGTTAGATATGTTTTGaatataataatttcatatatgCTCAATACTGTTGTTATGggaatatatattaattatatattttatttaatatgcatttacaatattttctgtGGGAAAACTGATTCTGTATACATTTTCCTTACATATTATTTATACTGTGTACATTCTGAGGCTATATACATAAAACTGGGTGCACATATTTTCTGCATATAAATAAACTGGTTCCTTAAACATTTTATGGTACATATATTCATATTGTGTCCAAGCTTTATCGAGCATACACAATTATACTATGTACATTCTGAGACTTTACATATAGATATTTTCTGTACATACATATTTTCTGTTGGAGTCATACATTTGTAAGGATCATATATTTTGCACATAATGTTATCATTGTAAATTGATGGCACATTTTCAGTGTGTacttcttttacattttagttGATGCACATCCAGAAATTATAACAAAGAGTAGAAAGTCCTACCCTAACCAGAAATCTTTAATCATGCCACCAAACACATGGACCCTAGATCCTAATGGTAAGTGTATTGCTTAGAGTAAGAGGAGACAgaatatgtataaaaagtagCCCGGATATAATTTATGATGTCAGTATATATTCATACTTTgattgtgaaacatgtatgttctactatatatatttatatttcttggtACCTCGTTCCTGAATGGATCTATTGTCAAGAGGGTATGAGAAACATGGCCAGTTTCCCTGATAATGCTGAACATGCTTTcaatgtctttatcatgatgCGACCGGGGACAGAACAAAATCAATAGGCTGCCTAGACTGTATTCATATTAAGATGATGAGTCAAATTGATTTCTATTGTCAAACATATATGAACCACTTTTATGTAGCATCTACTAGTAAGTTCATCCGAAATTCAATATCTTGAATTCCCTTATCTACAAATTTTGGCAGTCTCGAAGACATCTTCTAGTCCAATCTCAAAATCATGTGGAATCATTTTGAGTTGAAATTCGGTTTTCCCGAAGTAAAATGCTTGAACCCTTCGAATTTGAGATTCCGAGATTCAGCGTTCAAACATGCATTTGATTTTAAGGAGGCTGTTGCAAATTCTGTATGTTCAACAATTTCAGCTCAGCTAGGGCTTCACCTTAAACTCTTTCTTAAAGCTGTTAGAAAATCTAAAGATAGAGGTAGCATTGAAAATTGAACATGTAAATAAAGAATGATTCTGTAGAAGTTACAATCTTCTAATGAATTATGaaacaaaacagatatatttcgtactttattttcagtttttgaagGCATTCTTCTAATGCGAATATTACTGAAAGTTAAAAGAAATTATTATCAAAATGGCAACATAATAACCTGTGGTATTTATGGCAGTGACATTGTAACAGTTACTGTTAATTAGATTAATAGAATAAATTATGAGTAGTTCAGGgtttttttggccatttttatagCCATttttcggctatattcccaatgctaaaaaatatttatgttcccCCAAATGAGTCCacaaattcccaatctacattatgaagaaaatttcatcaaaattgcacaaacattgaacaaattatggacaattttgtaatggaagtatgttaaagaggttgtacaatgtaaaacaagtgtatgagaaaaaaGTGCTTAAACATATCCTttctatatcctatgggactaaatgtTTCCCAATTTAAAACATTTGCAATATTCCCAATATTAGGGGTATAaactatgttcccaaattagccaGAAAAATACCCTGGAGTTTATAAAAGTACTGTTGTACTTTTCAGATTGTAAACTGTATGTTACCATAAAATATTTAACGTCATCGGTGTATGAGAGTCTTTGTTCTGAACCGAATGGATTCCATATTTTCTACGACAAACAAGTTGTAATACCAAATCAAGAGGAATACGAACAGGTATGTTTTTATATCACTGAAACTTCAATACAGTCATACTTTATACAACCGCACTTCAGTACAGTTACACTTTGGCACAGTAACACCTATGCTAAAGACTGCCCACAAACAGGAATCACATgacttaacccttatcctgctaaatttctataatgaaattgtccaactttcaatttggacagtaccattaattggtAAAATgagtgtttaccaaaaagatactgactgaatggttaacagtgcagatcatgatcagacttcatagATGTGCCGGCTGGTTATGGTCtatactggttgcaaaggcagaatcagtctcatccagcatgctaagggttaagagTCAGACTACTAGGTCCATTATTTCAAATCTTTGagtctgaaatttaaacttagactttaaatctttaaaacttCAAATTGCTGTATCTTCGTTTATAATAAATTAATGAATTAATTTTGTTGTAATGTTGCATAGCTTTTTGTTGTTGTATATATCGtaaacatgccaaatttcattaAGGTCCATGCAATACTTACATGATATAGGGAAAAAAGTACTTTTAGTATTTCAAAGTCAAAGTATAGGTTTCAGACTTAAAACGTTGATCAAGTAAGACTATTACTTTCATTTCTAATGTAATCATAACACGTTTGTTTTTACCCTTGAAAACAGATCAGTCTCAAATaaagacaatgtttgacataTTTGTGCATGGTCTTTAAAGACAAACTTAACTGTATTCTATGACTGTTGTCAATTATGATCAAGGTTACAGATCTTTAATGACAAGTGGCAAATcatgtatttttaaaaagctatttCCACACTCTCAGATGAATGCCgaaatgagccgcgctatgagaaaaccaacatagtgcatttgcgaccagcataggatccagagcagcctgcacatctgcacagtctggtctggatccatgctgttcacaattagagaaactgttagcgaacagcatggatgagTAGGATGGTCTGGagtcatgctggtcacaaatgcactatgttgattttctcatggcacagctgaAATGCACAACAATTTAGAGTATGTTATTAAAGGGAACTTGTTGAGTATCTTTACAGGACTGCAACCTTAAGCAAGAATATGTACTgtgtaaaattttttgtttatctttaattgaaaataattctgttaCACCAGAATGACATTTTCCTCAAGGGTTataacattcaaattttgtgCGATAAACAAACCGAAAGAActttatgaataaaaatgtacAGTAATGAATTTGAGACAATTACAGTTGTGACCTAAATATAGACACTTTAAAACATTCTCTCAAAATTGTAGTAGGGCCACAAAATAAAGAGGGGCAGATTCTaagtacagtacaacctctcaaGAGCGGCCCTCTCATAAGCAAAACCCTCTCTATAacatcatcatcaaaatttccctaagctgaaatatactatcaaatttacctctacgGAACAACAACCtttacataacagtcaatatttgtaattcccaaagggtgttgccctacagaggttgcactgtaactTTAACGTTTATTtcttatcaaaatcaaaattatcttaCCTTCTTTTATATTTCCAACAGCAGAATGAACCTGATTTGTAAGGAATATCTCCAAGAATCATCACAGTGCACGAATGTAACAAATTGCCCCATTAATGCAAAATGATATCAAGTGCTGATAATTAAAGAAGATTGTGGTACCTTTCTGCATTAACAGGGCGAAATACGAAAAAtctgtgttttttgttttgaaaaacaatctTCAGATGTTTTGTTATGAATAAAACATGGTAAATgacttactttttagctcacctgtgacggagtgacaaggtgagtttttgtgatcgcacttcgtccagcgtccgtcgtccgttgtccgtccgtaaacttttagtttaaacgacatctcctcataaaccactaggccaattttatccaaacttcacaggaatgtttcttgggtgaagctctacaaaaatggtcaaagaattgaattccatcagaactctggttgccatggcaaccgaaaggaaaaaattaaaaatcttcttcttaaaaaccagaagccaaagaacttagatatttgatgtgaagtattgcctagtggacctctaccaagtttgttcaaaccatgaccccagggtcaaaattgaccccgcccgaggggtcatatgattttacataggaaaaatcttaaaaaatcttcttctcaaaaaccagaagctctagagcttagatatttgacatgtagcattgcctagtggaccactactaaagttgttcaaatcatgaccccggggtcaaaattgaccccgccccaggggtcacttgattttacatagacttctataggaaaatcttcaaaatgttttaaaaataaaccagaaggcctagagcttggatatttaacatgtagcattgcctagtagacctctacaaaatttgttcagtcatggcccctgggtcaaaattgaccccgccccaggggtcacttgattttaaataggaaaatcttcaaaaactttccagaaataaaccagaaggcctagagcttagatatttaacatgtagcattgcctagtggacctctacaaaattttttcaaatcatgactccccgaggtcaaaattgaccccgccccaggggtcacttgattttacataggaaaatcttcaaaacttttctaaaaataaaccagaaggcctagattttagatatttgacattttggcatatagcattgcctaatacacttctacaaactttgttaaaatcatgacccctggggtcaaattgaccccaccccatggggttacttgattgaacataaaaaaaaaactttcaaaattttctaaaaataaaccagaatcctagagcttagatatttgacatgtagcattgcctagtggacctctacaaaatttgttcaaatcttgaccccgccccccccccacgggtcaaattgacccagccccaggggttactttattgtacataggaaaatcttcaaaacttttctaaaaataaaccagaaggcctagatcttagatatttgacattttgacatgtagcattgcctaatacacttctacaaaatttgttaaaatcatgacccccggggtcaaattgacccagccccatggggttacttgattgtacatagaaaaatcttcaaaattttctaaaaataaaccagaaggcccagagtttagatatttgacatgttgcattgcctagtggacctctacaaaatgtgttcaaatcttgacccccagggtcaagttgacccagccccaggggttacttgattgaacatagggaaatcttcataaatttgctaaaaataaaccagaaggcctagatcttagatatttgaaatataacattgcctagttgacttctacaaaatttgttcaaatcatgagcccaggggcaaaattgaccccgccccagcggtaacttaattgtacatcagaaaatcttcaaaagtaatttctaaaaataaaccagaaggcctagagcttagatatttgacatgtagcattgcctagaggacctctacaaaatttgttcaaatcatgacccccggcgtcatattggccccgccccaggggttacttgatatataggaaaaacttccagaaatgtctagaaataaactagaaggcctagagcttagatatttgttgtgtagcattgcctagtggatctctaccaagtttgttcaaatcatgaccctggggtcaagcttaaatgcaaatctttctagcaaccatttaaccaggtgagcgatatagggccatcatggccctcttgttatttatttttgttctagATACCAACCTGTTTATGATTTATCTCTTTACAGATATTTGGGCCAAGGGACGCGTTACAGATTACGCTCCCACAATGCAACGTACCTAACAGTCAACAGCAACGTCTCACGCTTGATCTATTAAATGCCACAGACAGAGGTCTTGTAGTGCAGGTGAAGGACGGTAGTATCTATGCTACAAGAAAGTGCAGGTGAGTTACCTaggattaaaatatatttttatcaaacagcTGATTTAGAGAAAAAGGAAAAGTGGATGCAGAAGAGTGCGTGTGAGTTGGGGCACTTGCAAAAGTCCAGAAAATCAGTTTGCTGGAAAATAATTAGTATACACCTAATTTTAAAGTTGCTGACTGGGATTCTAGAGACCCATTTGGATTATGTGGAGCATagtttataatatatacatgtaaattttccaaattttttacaGAGTTAACATTTGCAAGTAATATCTTAGTAACTTTTGTATGAGATATTGTATTATCCTGACTGTGTTGATAGAATCAATTTTCATTATATACCTATGTAAATTTTGTCGAAACACttcttgtatttcacaagtaaatatgaacaggcagaaaaaaagtCCACTCTGTACTTTTTAAATTGTATGTTGCTGGacagttttcatttaatattcattACCTGACACAGTTCTGTGAATAGCGCACAAAAAACACTTCAGAACTGCACTCATTTCtatattttaacatcaacaaacaataaagatttcgttcgataacaaaacaacaaaaacaaagacgTACTACGTAGGTATATAGTAAAAGGGTATCAGTGCAACAGTAGATCCATCTGGAATTTTGTATTTGGTACTCATGtgatccaatctggcaaaatccGTTGAACCAAATAAGCATCCTAGATCGTATAACCGTATTGTATGTATCTTGTCATAATGTGAATACTACTGTTTTCCTATTTTAGATGTAGGGTATACATTTCGAAGTCAACATTGGACAACGGCTGTGAGATAATAAAGCTGCAGCGGGATGCAGAGACACTTGTGTTTGACTTACACGGTTATTACAAAAATGCACTGGAGAGATACATACACCAGAGAGGGCCGAAACCCTCTGTAGAAGTGGTAGTGGGTTTTGGACAGCATTTCACCATGGACAGAGAGTCAATAAACAATTTACTAGTGTCAGCAACAATAGTACACACAGAAGCAATGCGTCTGCTTACAAGGGTAAGAAAATTCGTAGCGATAAGTTACTGTAAAATACCATATATACTTGCCATATGTTAACCATGCCATACCTTAAATTTGCCAGACCTTAACCTTGCCACAGCTAACCGTAATGTGTATGGCAATTATATATGGCAAGGTTAAGGTATGGCAAGTGTATATGGCAAGGTTAATGTATGGCAAGGTTAAGGCATGGTAAGGTATGGCAAGTATATATGGTAAGTTTAAGGAATTGCAATTACATATGGCAAGGTTAATATATGGCAATTTCAAGGTATGGCTACATTAATGTATGGCAAGTATAGATGGCAAGGTTATGAAATTATAAGTATATATAGCAAGGTTAAGGTATGGCAAGGTTAAGATATAGCAAACATAAGTTAGGGAGCTGTTAAGATATGGCAATGTTAAGAAATATAAATCACATTCTTATATATTTCATTGGAGTTGGAATAATTTCTTTGTCATCTTCATAAGaatattcaatgaaaattcaCATGGTAATagtttatgaaaatttgtttctgaGCAAGCTTACTGAAGAAGTGTTTTATACTTCAGATCGCATGTACAAGCCCAATGTCGCCAGCAATCTCCTTATCCAAGTCAGACCAGTTGGATCATATTGTGGATGTTCTTCA
Protein-coding sequences here:
- the LOC123549696 gene encoding interferon regulatory factor 5-like — translated: MSKNYTPETRQRMRPWLESQINSGQIKGLEWVDEQQKMFKVPWKNVGNREWSEDDGIIFKEWAVNTGRYREGVDQADWPTWKTRFRCALTKLPDIKELKQYNRLDGNTEEPYRVYQFVPKNRDGLGSRLAYRQSENSSPGSEIEFTGEPTIPTTVISNQSETMMSLQEGRLPSDLTMESGDLMKLDSSEIRKVPHEDFNEPMDIPELETVDAHPEIITKSRKSYPNQKSLIMPPNTWTLDPNDCKLYVTIKYLTSSVYESLCSEPNGFHIFYDKQVVIPNQEEYEQIFGPRDALQITLPQCNVPNSQQQRLTLDLLNATDRGLVVQVKDGSIYATRKCRCRVYISKSTLDNGCEIIKLQRDAETLVFDLHGYYKNALERYIHQRGPKPSVEVVVGFGQHFTMDRESINNLLVSATIVHTEAMRLLTRIACTSPMSPAISLSKSDQLDHIVDVLHYTSTNTAQV